The window GATTCGGACCATTGCCACGGCTGCCGAGGAACAATCATCGACGACCGAGGAAATAAACCGCTCCATTGATGAAATTAACATTATTTCCAGTGAAACTGCCCGCGCTATGAATGAAGCCGCACGAGCGATTGCAGAGCTCAATGATCAAACCGAAGTAATGCATCGCCTCGTTAATCAACTTAAAGCCGAAGCACAGGAAGGCGAGGGACCGCGAGCGATTTCCATTTAGCCGTCGTGTCACAATATCATCAACAGTATGGCCCTCCGTCGATACGAAGGGCCATACTCGTTTCATACTGATCAATCACTATCGCATGGTCTTGAAGGCATTGATGAGACCATTGGTCGAGCTGTCATGGCTTGTAACGGGCGTGTCATCGAGAAGTTCGCCTTGGATGTCGATGGCCAGTTTTTTGCCGAGTTCCACACCCATCTGGTCGAATGAGTTGATGTTCCAGATGATGCCTTGCGTGAAGATTTTGTGTTCGTACAGGGCAATGAGCTTTCCAAGCGTATTCGGCGTCAATTTTTCAAAAAGAATCGAATTGGTCGGTCGGTTACCTGGAAAGGTTTTTGCCTTGGCCAAACGATCGAGTTCTTCCCCGGTAATGCCTTTGGCCGAAAGTTCTTGCTTGGCTTCTTCTTCGGTTTTGCCTTTCATGAGGGCTTCAGTTTGGGCAAGGAAGTTGGAAACAAGCAGGCGATGGTGGTCACCAAGTGGGTTCAAGCTCTTGGCAGGGACAATGAAGTCGCATGGAATAAGCTTCGTTCCCTGGTGGATGAGCTGATAAAAGGCATGCTGTCCGTTCGTGCCGGGTTCGCCCCAGATGATGGGACCGGTAGAGTAGTCTACAAACACACCGTCTTTGGTCACGCCTTTGCCGTTGCTCTCCATATCACCCTGTTGGAAATACGCGGGAAATCGGTGGAGGTATTGGTCATAAGGCAAGATGGCCTGTGATTGTGCACCGAAGAGATTATTGTACCATACACCGAGCAACCCCATGATAACCGGGATATTACGTTCAAGGGGAGTGGTGCGGAAATGGTTGTCCACGGCATGCGCCCCGGCAAGGAGTTCTTTGAAGTTCTCCATCCCGATAGCCAGGGCAATGGACAAACCAATCGCGGACCACAAAGAATAGCGCCCGCCGACCCAATCCCAAAACTCGAACATGTTCTGCGTGTCGATGCCGAATTCAGCGACTTTTTCCGTATTGGTGGACAAGGCCACAAAATGCCGGGCGATAGCAGCGTTGTCGTGGAGCGATTCAAGCAACCAGGCTCGTGCCGTGGCCGCATTGGTCATGGTTTCCTGTGTGGTGAATGTTTTGGAAGCGATAATGAACAGTGTCGTTTCAGGATCAAGGTGTTTCGCCGTTTCGGCAAAATGCGTCCCATCGACATTGGAAACGAAATGCGTTTTCAGGTTTCCGCAGTAATGTGCCAGCGCCTGGGTTGCCATGACAGGGCCGAGATCAGAACCGCCGATACCGATGTTGACGACATCGGTGATGGATTTGCCGGTATATCCTTTCCACGCTCCTGAACGGACCTGTTCTGTAAATCGTTCCATTTTGTCCAGCACCGCGTTGACCGCAGGCATGACATCCTCGCCGTCAACCATGATGGGAGTATTGGAACGATTGCGCAACGCGATATGCAAAACGGCCCGGTTTTCTGTGACATTGATTTTTTTACCTGAAAACATGGCTTCAATCATGTCGGGTACACCGCGTTCTTGGGCGAGTGCACATAATTTTTCCATGGTTTCGGCGGTAATCCGGTTTTTGGAATAATCGAAGATAATGTCGTCCAGTTGCAGGGAAAACGCATCGAATCGGCCTGTATCTTCGGCGAACAGGTCACGCATACGAACGTTTTTTATTTCTTCATAATGCGCCAGAAGCGCTTTCCAAGCCCCAGACTCGGTCAATGTCGACATGCGTCGCTCCTTTTGTAGTGCGGTGGGAGATGCCTCATGCGTGCAGAACAGCCCTCGATCCCTTTTTCAAAAAACTTTCGCGACAAGCAGAAGGGATAGAGGTCAGGGAAAGCAAGAAGTGGAAGGGGAACTTCCACTTCTTGCTCTGTATATATCGCCCTTAGGCGATTTTTTTCACAGCTTCCAAGGCAGCATCATAGTTGGGTTCGTTGGTAATTTCGGGAACAACTTCAATGTATGCGATGGTTCCTTCGCGATCGACAACGAAGACGGCACGGGTGAGCAGTCGGAGTTCTTTGATAAGAACGCCATACGCTTCACCAAAAGCCGCGTCTTTGTGGTCGGATACGGTTTTGACCTTGTCGATACCGGCAGCAGCACACCAACGCGCTTGGGCAAACGGCAGGTCCATGCTGACTGTCAAAATGGCAATGTCATCTGAGAGGTTGGCCGCTTCCTGATTGAAGCGGCGGGTTTCCATATCGCAAACCGGGGTATCAAGAGACGGAACAGCCGAAAGAATGAGAGGTTTGCCAATGTAATCGGCCAGGTTCACCGGGCTCAGGTCGTTACCAAGCAGTGTGACTGCCGGCGCTTTGTCTCCAACCTTGACGGGGGTTCCCAAAAGAGTCAGTTCGTTACCTTGAAAGGTGATGATGCCTTTACGTTCGCTCATGAGATTCTCCTTTTTCGCATAATGCGCCGTAGCGATGCCGGCGGCATGTTTTTTCATGCTTATCTGGATATGCCTGTTCGTCGCTTTCGGTCAAGCCGTTTCATAAAACCTTTTCGTAACAAATAGGAAACACATGTCGGGAGTCGATCGCGCAAAACTGATCAAAGAGCTGGCGGAAAGCGGATCTTCGATACATGATAATGACTTGGTTGCCCGCCTGCTGAATGCATTGACGGATAAAGTTTTTCTTTTGGATCGGCACATGCGTGTGGTCTGGATGAACGACGTGGCACGCCAGG of the Desulfovibrio inopinatus DSM 10711 genome contains:
- the pgi gene encoding glucose-6-phosphate isomerase; amino-acid sequence: MSTLTESGAWKALLAHYEEIKNVRMRDLFAEDTGRFDAFSLQLDDIIFDYSKNRITAETMEKLCALAQERGVPDMIEAMFSGKKINVTENRAVLHIALRNRSNTPIMVDGEDVMPAVNAVLDKMERFTEQVRSGAWKGYTGKSITDVVNIGIGGSDLGPVMATQALAHYCGNLKTHFVSNVDGTHFAETAKHLDPETTLFIIASKTFTTQETMTNAATARAWLLESLHDNAAIARHFVALSTNTEKVAEFGIDTQNMFEFWDWVGGRYSLWSAIGLSIALAIGMENFKELLAGAHAVDNHFRTTPLERNIPVIMGLLGVWYNNLFGAQSQAILPYDQYLHRFPAYFQQGDMESNGKGVTKDGVFVDYSTGPIIWGEPGTNGQHAFYQLIHQGTKLIPCDFIVPAKSLNPLGDHHRLLVSNFLAQTEALMKGKTEEEAKQELSAKGITGEELDRLAKAKTFPGNRPTNSILFEKLTPNTLGKLIALYEHKIFTQGIIWNINSFDQMGVELGKKLAIDIQGELLDDTPVTSHDSSTNGLINAFKTMR
- the tpx gene encoding thiol peroxidase, whose protein sequence is MSERKGIITFQGNELTLLGTPVKVGDKAPAVTLLGNDLSPVNLADYIGKPLILSAVPSLDTPVCDMETRRFNQEAANLSDDIAILTVSMDLPFAQARWCAAAGIDKVKTVSDHKDAAFGEAYGVLIKELRLLTRAVFVVDREGTIAYIEVVPEITNEPNYDAALEAVKKIA